One Halalkalicoccus subterraneus genomic window carries:
- a CDS encoding 30S ribosomal protein S15, translating into MARMHTRRRGSSGSDRPAADEPPEWSDVDESEIESRVVELAEQGHDPSQIGMKLRDEGVKGTPIPNVKLATDKKLGEILEENDASPDVPEDLRNLMERAIRLREHMQDNQQDAQNKRALQNTEAKVRRLVNYYRGDELPADFRYTYQNAQEILE; encoded by the coding sequence ATGGCACGAATGCATACACGCCGTCGCGGCTCGTCCGGTTCGGACAGGCCGGCGGCAGACGAACCACCGGAGTGGAGCGACGTCGACGAAAGCGAGATCGAATCGCGCGTCGTCGAACTCGCAGAACAGGGACACGACCCCAGCCAGATCGGTATGAAGCTGCGCGACGAGGGCGTCAAGGGAACCCCGATCCCGAACGTCAAGCTCGCCACGGACAAGAAGCTCGGCGAGATCCTCGAAGAGAACGACGCCTCGCCCGACGTTCCGGAGGACCTCCGGAACCTGATGGAGCGGGCGATCCGCCTGCGCGAACACATGCAGGACAACCAACAGGACGCCCAGAACAAGCGCGCACTCCAGAACACGGAGGCAAAAGTCCGACGGCTCGTCAACTACTACCGCGGCGACGAGTTGCCCGCGGACTTCCGCTACACCTACCAGAACGCCCAGGAAATCCTCGAATAA
- a CDS encoding exonuclease RecJ: MAVTGRSERDLAARLADSEFVRVAPRAEGESIAAAGVLLGALAARSIPFQARVVPLTEDLPEEATVPIGFADGFAADRPAGAVAADLARELDHDPEPGLALASRLLGGDDPETDLERRTGVGIPTADLADGLAHSTLFHASFSGEETAAGAELAELADDDRMVASLAALDAVGSESASERAATAIERALRPHATPEGPFETAEGLADVLDCLARDAPGIALALAMGHDVRTSALDAWRAHSKAAHSAIREADTGRYDGLFVARIAEGPVETVARLVRNFRSPEPVTLVVSETEAGAAGDEGIGEAMAGAAASIDGTGGGTLSRGVAQFDCPPEAFLEAFREAMT, encoded by the coding sequence ATGGCCGTCACGGGTCGATCGGAACGCGATCTCGCCGCCCGCCTCGCGGACTCGGAGTTCGTCCGGGTAGCTCCGCGTGCAGAGGGCGAGTCGATCGCGGCTGCCGGAGTGCTCTTAGGAGCGCTCGCGGCCCGATCGATCCCGTTTCAGGCCCGCGTCGTCCCGCTTACCGAGGACCTGCCCGAAGAAGCGACCGTTCCGATCGGCTTTGCCGACGGGTTCGCGGCGGATCGCCCGGCCGGCGCGGTCGCGGCCGACCTCGCACGTGAACTCGACCACGACCCGGAGCCCGGTCTCGCGCTCGCGAGTCGGTTGCTCGGGGGCGACGACCCCGAGACCGATCTCGAACGACGGACCGGCGTGGGGATTCCCACGGCGGATCTGGCCGATGGACTTGCCCACTCGACGCTGTTTCACGCGAGTTTCTCGGGCGAGGAGACCGCGGCCGGCGCGGAACTCGCGGAACTCGCCGACGACGACCGGATGGTAGCCTCATTGGCCGCGCTCGACGCCGTCGGTTCGGAATCGGCGAGCGAGCGCGCCGCGACGGCGATCGAGCGGGCGCTTCGCCCGCACGCCACCCCCGAGGGTCCCTTCGAAACCGCGGAGGGGCTCGCGGACGTACTCGACTGTCTCGCTCGCGACGCGCCGGGGATCGCCCTCGCGCTCGCAATGGGTCACGACGTGCGGACGAGCGCGCTCGACGCCTGGCGCGCCCACTCGAAAGCGGCCCACAGTGCGATCCGCGAGGCCGACACGGGCCGGTATGACGGCCTGTTCGTCGCCCGTATCGCCGAGGGGCCGGTCGAGACGGTCGCCCGGCTCGTTCGGAACTTTCGCTCGCCCGAGCCCGTTACCCTCGTCGTCTCCGAGACGGAGGCGGGGGCGGCGGGCGACGAAGGGATCGGCGAGGCGATGGCCGGGGCCGCGGCGTCGATCGACGGAACCGGCGGGGGCACCCTTTCGCGGGGTGTTGCCCAGTTCGACTGCCCGCCCGAGGCGTTCCTCGAAGCGTTCAGGGAGGCAATGACATGA
- a CDS encoding KEOPS complex subunit Pcc1, which translates to MRRIEIRTTHDDPALVARSIAPDNTPEMETRTVDERVVTTITRDSTGGLRTTADDYVVNLAVADEVAQLSDRQTTPNHE; encoded by the coding sequence ATGAGACGAATCGAGATCCGAACGACACACGACGATCCCGCGCTCGTCGCGCGCTCGATCGCGCCGGACAACACACCGGAGATGGAGACGCGAACGGTCGACGAGCGGGTGGTAACGACGATCACGCGCGATTCGACGGGCGGCCTGCGGACGACGGCCGACGACTACGTCGTAAACCTCGCGGTCGCCGACGAGGTGGCACAGCTCTCAGACCGACAGACGACACCCAATCATGAGTGA
- a CDS encoding 30S ribosomal protein S3ae, whose translation MSERSVSRQQQQKRWYTVHAPEQFDRAELGQSPANEPNQLLERNLETTLGELTNNASENNIKLTFKINDVGSDAAYTEFIKHELTRDYLRSLVRRGASKIDAYVTVLTTDDYRVQVQPVAFTTKKADHSQEHAIRKRMIEMVEEAGEERTFEGLVDSIIEGRLSSAIYGEAKTIYPLRRVEVQKLTLEARPEEVAEEEETAVDVDETDVEA comes from the coding sequence ATGAGTGAACGATCAGTTTCCCGACAGCAGCAACAGAAGCGGTGGTACACCGTGCACGCCCCCGAGCAGTTCGACCGGGCGGAGCTCGGCCAATCACCTGCAAACGAACCGAACCAGCTCCTCGAGCGTAACCTCGAGACGACGCTCGGCGAGCTGACGAACAACGCAAGCGAGAACAACATCAAGCTCACGTTCAAGATCAACGACGTGGGCAGCGACGCCGCGTACACCGAGTTCATCAAACACGAACTCACGCGCGACTACCTGCGCAGCCTCGTGCGACGGGGCGCCTCGAAGATCGACGCCTACGTCACGGTGCTGACGACCGACGACTACCGCGTTCAGGTCCAGCCCGTCGCCTTCACGACCAAGAAGGCCGACCACAGCCAGGAACACGCCATCCGCAAGCGGATGATCGAGATGGTCGAGGAGGCCGGCGAGGAGCGCACCTTCGAAGGGCTCGTTGACAGCATCATCGAGGGACGCCTCTCGAGTGCGATCTACGGGGAGGCCAAGACGATCTACCCGCTTCGCCGGGTGGAGGTTCAGAAGCTCACCCTCGAAGCCCGACCCGAAGAGGTCGCAGAAGAGGAGGAAACGGCCGTCGACGTCGACGAAACGGACGTCGAGGCGTAA